A region of the Leucobacter komagatae genome:
CCGCGGCGACCACGGTGACCGGGAACGCGCCGGGGAAATCGGCGAAGTCCCACTGCACGATGAGCCCAGTGTCTATGCGGCCGACGGCGCCGCCCGTCGTGAAGTATTTCGAGAGCTTCGCGGGGTCAGCGACCGCCTCGTAGACCTCGGCGCGCGGTCGGGCAACCCTGCCTGAGACGGTGAAGCTGAGTTCGGAGGGTGGGCCCGGGGTGTTGTCCGTGTCGCTCATGATGCAAATCTAACCGCCGGCGTCGAGAGTCGCACCTGTGAGTTTCGGTGGCCTTTCAGCGGGTGAGGCGTCGATAAACTGGGGAGCTATGACGCATGCTCAAGATGTCGAACCTGGCGGGCAGTTCTCGGTGCGCCTCGCTCGCGAAGCCGACGTGGGGGCGATCTTCGCCGTGCGACTCGCCGTCCGGGAGAATGTACTCACGATGGCGGAGCTCGCTCGGCTTGGCGTGACACCCGAGTCGTTTCGCGAGTTGATCCGCGCCTCCGCAGATACCTGGGTGGCGGAGCGCGATGGCATCGTCGTTGGGTTTGGGAGCGTGGACCGGGAAGAAGGCAGCGTGTTCGCGTTGTTCGTGGACCCGGGGTCGTCAGGACTCGGGATTGGCGATGCGATCCTTTCGCGGCTCGAGGCGAGCCTGTTCGCCGATTGCGAGACCATCTGGCTCGAGACCGGTGCCGAGAGCGGTGCGGCTCAGTTCTACGCGCGCCGTGGCTGGCGGGTGACTGTTGCCCTTGCCGATGGCGACGTGCGCATGGAAAAATCCCGGAGTGCCTCGGTCGGTGGCCCAGGGGCGAGCCGCCGATAGTCGGTGGGGGAGAGCCGCCAGTGGGCTGAGAACCGCCGACTTGCGTAGCTCGGATCCTCCCACCCGACGGTTCGGCCGGCCGCCGCTACCGTGAGTTCGGTGGTCCGCAGCAGGTAGGCCATGCGTTCGGCACGCAGCTGTTGCAGGTACGCCATCGGCCCAACGCCGAGATCGGCACGGAACGCGCGCACGAGCTGAGAGCCGGAGGTATTGAGGGCCGCAGCGAGCCTGTCCAGCCGCCACGGCGCGGCGAGCCGGGAGTGCAGCAAAGAGATGGCTTGGCTCGTTCGCTCGCTGTGGGGCAGCAGGGTCGCCTCGCTCGTGAAGTGGGGCGGCGCGAGCGGTGAGGAAGCGAGGGGCGTTGCCGTCGCCCACTGGTTCGCGAGGAAGTCCATGAGCTTGTAGGCGATCGCGACCTGCCCGAGCAGCGTTCGTTCAGGGGCCTCAGCGATCCGGGTGAGGAGATCTCCGAGTCGCGCGGCGTCTTCCCGCTGCAGGAGGAGTGCCGCCGCAGCGCCCGGTGTCGCAAGGTGGTGGATCGCTGGCCCCATGGCCGCAGTGAGTTCTGGCGAAGCGGTGAGCGTGGCGAGGAGGCCGCGCGTGAGGTAGACGTTGGTGAAGCTGAGTTCGGAGACCGCTCGGTGAGCGTGCCAGCCCTGAGGGCCCAGGATTAGCAGGGTGTCGGGGGCGAGCGGATGCACGCCAGCCTCGGTGAAGTGTTCGCCCTCGCCCGCCGTGATCAGCGCGACCTCGGCGAAGTCGTGCGCGTGCGCGACCATGTCTTTGCGCAGCTCAACGCGTTCTGCGGCGAGCACCGTGCCCGGTCGGGCGAATACTTCAGCTTCGGACAGTACGTAGAGGGGGCCCGTCATGCCGCGCTCCCACCACGCTGGCCGGGGTGCGCACGGAGACGTCCGCGCCGGCCTGCGGCCAGGGCTGTGAAGTTCGGGGCGGTGCCTGGCCAATCGAAGTCTGTGAGGCTGGGGCTGCCGAAATCGGTGCGTTCAAGTCGTTCGCGCTGCGGGCGCACCCCATTCATTTCGGTGCGATCACTAGCTGAGCGGGGCCAGGTTGCGGCGGTCATACTGAGAGCTTTCGGGGTTGGTGTAGGGCCGGGGGCTACCCCACCTTGGCAGGTAATTGACGCGCGCGCCAGGCCTGAGTGAAGCCACGCTTGGATAATCGAGTCACATGCACGGGGTGCGAACGTTGTGGGTTCCAGCCCGAGTTCCTTGCAGAAATGTGTATACAAAAATGTGACAACGGGCCTGGTTTTTGTATACATTGTTGATCAGTCTCGTCCGCCAACGACGGCGGGCCAGAAGTCAGGAGAACCATGCAGGATCACGGAACGCGTGTGCGTGCGTCCCGGAAGTGGGTGAGTGTGGTCGCATTGGCCACGCTCGCGATGACCGTCACTGGGTGCGTGCCGTTGCAGTACCCGGAGGCGCGCGGCCCACAGACCGACGTCACCGAGGCCCCGTCAACGGGCAAGGGAATGCAGAGCGGGGGTGACCTCGTCATGGCGCTGTCCTCGGAACCCGACAAACTCGACCCGACGACCTCGACGTCGCTCTACACGCGCTTCGTCATGAACGCGATGTGCGAAAAGCTCTACGACATCGACGCCGACGGCCAAATCGTCCCGCAGCTGGCGACCGAGCTTCCCGAGGTGAGCGCTGACGGCTTGCGCGTGACGATCCCCGTTCGCACGGGCGCACAGTTCTCCGACGGCACCCCATTCAACGCCGACGCCGTGCGCGGCACGCTTGAGCGTAACCTCACGCTCGAGGGCTCGACCAGAAAAGCCGAGCTTGGGCCGATCGAACGGGTGAGCGCCCCCGACGCCGAGACCGTCGTCGTCGAGTATGCGACACCGTTCGCGCCACTCACCGCTGCCCTCGCCGACCGCGCCGGCATGATCCTGTCCCCGACAGCGCTCGCCGACGACACCACGGCATTCGCCGATAGCCCCAGCTGCGTAGGAGCTTTCAAGTTCGTCGAGCGCATCCCGCAGACATCGATCAAGCTTGAGCGCGACCCCGGGTACTACGCTGCCGACGAGGTTCACCTCGACACGATCACCTTCCGCATCATGTCTGACGCGAACATTCGCGCCGCGAACCTGCGCTCGGGCGACGTGCACGTTGCCGACGCGATCTCACCGCAGGATGCCGACGCGCTCATGCTCGAGCGCGACATCGAGGTGCTGCAGTCGGGGTCGCTTGGCTACCAGGGTCTCACCGTCAACATTGGGAACACCAACGGCACCGGGCAGCCCGTCGAACAGCGGGAAGGGCCACTCGCCTCAGACCCGCGCGTGCGCCAGGCACTCTCGATGTCGATTGACCGCCCTGCGCTTGTGAACTCGGTCTTCAACAACTGGTACGACCCCGCCTGCAGTGCGATCTCGCCGAACAGCCCGTTTGCGACACCGGCGTCGAGCAACTGCCCCGAATTCGACCCTGAGGGCGCGAGGGCGCTGCTCCAGGAAGCCGGCGTGGACATTCCGCTCACGGTCACGCTGAACGTCGCGAACTCGCCAGACGCACTGCGCTACTCGCAGGCCCTGCAAGCGAGCGTGCGTGAGGGCGGCTTCAATCTGCGCATCGAGCCTGTCGAATACTCGACCCTGCTCGACATGCAGAAGGGCGGCAAATTCGACCTCATGCAGATCGGCTGGTCGGGTCGCATCGACCCGCACGGCAACATGGCCACCTTCCTCACAACGGGAGCCGGCAACAACGACGGCGGTTACAACAGCGCGGAGATGGACGACCTGCTCGCCCGCGCCGCGCAGCTCAGCGACATCGGCGAGCGCGCCGAACTCTACGGCGAGGCCGTCGAGCTCGCGCAGCGAGACAACCCGCTCATCTACACCTACCGGCAGCGCAACATCACCGCTCACGCATCCGACGTCGCCGGTGTTAGCACCTACACCGACGGGGTCGTGCGGCTGAGCCGCGCCGGTTTCGTCGCCGAGGAGGACTAGAACGCATGCCACGCTACATTCTGAACCGGCTCTGGCAGTCCGCGCTCACGCTGTTCCTCGCCTCGATCGTCGTCTTCATTGGCGTTCGTGCGATCCCGGGTGACCCCGCTCTCGCGATGGCGGGGGAGGAAGCCGACCCCGAGACCGTCGCCGCAACACGGGAACGCCTCGGCCTCGACAAGTCGATCTTCGTGCAGTATCTGTCGTTCGTCGGCAACCTGTTCCGAGGTGATCTCGGCAACTCGCTGCGCACCGGCGCACCCGTGACCGACCTCATCGGCGCGACGCTTCCGGTCACGCTCTGGCTTGCCACCTACGCGATCGTTATCGCAGTCATCGTTGGTGTGCTTGCGGGCGTCATCGCCGAGCGCTTCCGAGGCCGCTGGCCCGAGTGGATCGCGAACATCTTCGCGATCGTCGGGCTATCAGTGCCGAACTTCTGGCTCGGCATTCTCGCGATCATGTACCTCTCCGTGATCTTGGGCTGGTTCCCCGCCTCCGGGTACGTCCCGGTGCTGGATAACCCAATCACGGGTCTCTACTACCTCACGCTGCCCGCGATCATTCTCGGGATCAGCCTTGCCGCCGTCATCATGCGCCAGACGCGCGCCTCGATGATCGAATCGATGGGATCTGACTACGTGCGCACGGCACGGGCGAAGGGTCTTGGCCGCTTCCGGATCCTGTTCCGCTACGGCCTACGGAACTCGCTCATCGTCGTCATGACGATCGTGGGTCTCCAGCTCGGCGGCCTCATCTCGGGCGCCGTCGTGACCGAGCGCATCTTCGGCCTGCCAGGGTTCGGCAAGCTCACACTCGACGCCGTCTTTACCCGCGACTACCCGGTCATCCAGGCCGTGGTGCTCGTCGTAACGCTCGCCTACATTCTGATCAACCTTGCCGTGGACGTGCTCTACTCGGTGATCAACCCCCGCATTCGCGTGGGAGGGAGAAAATAGTGTCTTCGAATTCCCCAACAACGCGCGCTGCGCAGGCAGTGCCGCCGTCGACCGCCGCGATCGCGGTTGGCTCCGACCTCGGCTCGGACCGCGGTCGCCTCTGGCGGTCGCTCCGCCGCAACCCGCTCGGGCTCGCCGGTGGAGTGCTGCTCATTATCGTGCTGTTTGTCGCGCTCTTCGCCCCGCTCCTCGCGCCCTATGATCCGGCCGAGGTGCACTTCGACACCCCGTTCCAGGTCCCCGGAACCGTTGGCTTCGCACTCGGCACGGATGACCTCGGTCGCGACATCCTCTCGCGGATCCTGTACGGCACGCAGGCGTCCGTTCAGGTCGGGTTGCTCTCCGTCGCGCTCGCGATTGTCATCGGCGCACCGCTCGGCTTGCTCGCAGGGTACTGGCGCTGGCTCGACGGCATCGTGTCGCGCCTCACCGACGTGATGCTCGCCTTCCCGTTCCTCATCATTGCCGTGGGCCTGGCGGCAATCAACGGGGCGAGCCTTGGCAACGCGGCCGTCGCCCTCGGTATCGCCCAGATCCCGACGATGATCCGCGTCGTGCGCGCAGAGACCTTCCGGGTGAAAGAGCTCGACTACGTGCTCAGCGCGCAGGCCATGAGCGCCGGGCCCACCCGGATCCTTGGCGGGCACATCCTGCCGAACATCGTCTCCGCGATCATCGTCCAGGCGACCGTGATCATCCCCGTCGCCGTGATCGGCGAGGCGATCCTCTCCTTCCTCGGCCTGGGCATTCAGCCCCCCGGCTCGAGCCTCGGCATCATGCTCTCCGACGCGCAGCAGTACATCTTCCGCGCGCCGAGCGCGGCCGTGTTCCCGGGCCTTGCGATCATGGTGATCTGCCTGGCCTTCAACCTCTTTGGAGACGCTCTCCGTGACGCGCTCGACCCGTCGAGCGCGAGAAAGTGAACCCCATGCCTTTCACACCACCACCAGCATTTACGACGCGACCGACGCTCGAAGGCACCTTCGGCATGAGCGCGTCGACGCACTGGCTCGCGACGGCGAGCGCCCAGGCCGTGCTTGAGCGCGGCGGCAACGCATTCGACGCGGCCGTCGCGGGCGCCTTCGTCCTCCACGTCGTCGAGCCCCATCTCAACGGGCCCGGCGGTGACATGACCGGGGTCTTCCACGTCGCGGGTTCGAGCGATGGGCCGCGCGTGCTCATGGGCCAGGGGCACGCGCCCGCGGGCGCGACCCGAGAGCACTACCTCGGGGAGGGTCTCGAACTCGTGCCCGGGTCGGGCGCGCTTGCCGCGGCCGTTCCTGCCGCGGTCGACGCCTGGCTGCTCTTGCTCGCTGAGCAGGGCACCTGGGAACTCGCAGACGTGCTCGAGTTTGCGATCGGGTACGCCCGAGACGGGCACGCCGCGCTCGCACGGGTGTGCACCACGATTGAGAGTGTCCGCGAGCTGTTCCTCGAGCACTGGCCGACCTCGGCTGAGCTCTGGCTCACCGAAGGCGAGGCTCCGAAGCCCGGGCAGGTCATCCGAAACGAGCCCTACGCGCGCACCCTCGACAGGCTGATTGCGGCTGGTGCCGCTCTCGGCGAGGGCGCCGAGGGCGGCGAGGGCTCAGCGGGTGCCGAGGGCGCCGGCCGCGTCGCCCGCATCGAGGCGGCGCGCGACGCGTGGTCAGACGGCTTCGTCGCCGAGGCCGCGGCTGACTTCGTGCGCACCCCGCACCGGCACTCCTCGGGCACGGACCACGCCGGCGTCATCACGAAGGCCGACTTCGCCGGTTTCCGCGCGAGCACCGAGGACGCGGTCTCGATCGAGTTCCGTGGTGTGACCATCGCGAAGACCGGAGCCTGGGGCCAGGGCCCCGCACTGCTGCAGACGCTGCAAATCCTTGCCGGATTCGCAGACGACGAGATCGACCCGTCAACGGCCGATGGCGCCCACCGCATCATTGAGGCGCAGAAGCTCGCCTACGCCGACCGTGAGGCGTACTACGGGGACCACGAGGTGCCCCTCGATGTGCTGCTGTCTGAGGAGTACGCGGCTGAGCGGCGCGCGCTCATCGGCGAGACCGCATCGGCCGAGTTCAGGCCCGGGAGTGTTCCCGGGTACGCTCCGTTCCAGCCGCCCCTGCGCACCGAGTACCGGCCGCCGGCCCTCGCCGAGGGCGAAGCGATCGCCGGCGTCGGTGAGCCCACCGTTTCGAAGGCGGGCGTCACCAAGGGCGACACGTGCCACATCGACGTCGTTGACCGCTGGGGCAACATGGTGTCGGCGACTCCCTCCGGCGGCTGGCTGCAATCGTCTCCGGTCATCCCCGAGCTCGGCTTCTGCCTCGGCTCGCGACTGCAGATGACCTGGCTCGAGGAGGGCGCGGCCTCCACGCTCACCCCGGGGAAGCGGCCACGCACGACGCTGACCCCGACGCTCGTGCTGAGGGACGGCGAGCCCGTGCTCGCGCTCGGTTCGCCCGGCGGCGACCAGCAGGATCAGTGGCAGCTCCTGTTCCTGCTGCGCGTGCTCGTCGGCGGCTACACCCAGCAAGAGGCCATCGATGCCCCCGCGCTGCATACGACGTCGGTGCCGGAGTCATTCTGGCCGCGCACGTGGACGCCGGGCGGCGTCGTGGTGGAGGATCGGCTCGGCGACGATGTCATCGAGGCGCTCGAGGCTCGCGGCCACAAGATTACCCGCGCGGGAGACTGGGCGCTTGGCCGCCTCTCCAGCGTCGGACGGAACCCACAGACCGGCGCGCTTTCGGCCGCCGCCAACCCGCGAGGAGCGCAGGGCTATGCAGCAGGACGCTAAATTCATGCCTGGCGGCACAGCGGCCGCCACGCCGCAGGCACACGCCGAGCCCCTCGTGCAGGTTTCCGGCCTGACCGTCGGCTTCGCAACGGACCAGGGCGAGACCCAAGTGCTCCACGGGGTCGACCTCGACATCAAGCCAGGTGAGCGCGTCGCGATCGTCGGAGAGTCGGGGTCGGGGAAGTCGACGGTCGCGGCAGCGATCATGGGCTTGCTCGCGGCGAACGGTCGAGTCACCGGAGGTTCGATCAAGCTCCGCGGTCTGGAGCTCACTGGGGCCACCGAACGTGAACTGCGAACGATCCGCGGCGAGCAGATCGGTCTCGTGCCGCAGGATCCGATGTCGAACCTCAACCCCACGATGAAGGTCGGGGCGCAGATCGCCGACACGATCCGGGCGCACCCAACGAGCCACGGCGACCTGTCGCGCTCCGGGTTGCGCGCCAGGGTTACCGAGCTCATGTCGCTCGCGGGCATTCCCGACGCCGAGCGGCGCGCGAAGCAGTACCCGCACGAGTTCTCGGGCGGCATGCGCCAGCGCGTGCTCATCGCGATTGGGCTTGCCTGCAACCCCGACCTGCTCATCGCCGACGAGCCGACGTCTGCGCTCGACGTGACCGTGCAGCGCCAGATCCTCGACCACCTGCAGACCCTCATCGACGCCGAGGGCATCGCGCTGCTCTTCATCACGCACGACCTTGGCCTTGCGGCCGACCGTGCCGATCGCGTCGTGGTGATGAAGCAGGGGCAGATCGTCGAGCAGGGCACGCCCGCCGAGATCCTGAAGTCGCCGCGCGAGGAGTACACGCGCCGGCTCGTTGCGGCAGCCCCGTCGCTCGTCGCTGTGCGCGATAGCGACGCGGCGAAGGTGCAGGGGGAGGCGGCGGCTCAGGCCGAGGCGCGCGCGCACCTGCAGCTCGACACGGCGGCCGTGAACACCCCGCTGCTGCGGGTGAGCGGCCTCACCAAGGAGTTCAAGATCCGTGGCGGCGGAGGGATCCTGCGCGCGGTCGATAACATCTCATTCGATGTCGCGGCGGGAACGACAACCGCGATCGTCGGCGAGTCGGGATCGGGAAAGACGACGCTCTCACGGATGGTGCTCGGGCTTGAATCGCCGACGTCGGGGACCGTGCTGCTCGGGGGCGAGGACATCGCGGCCTCGCGGGGAGCGCGGCTGCGTGCGGCGCGCCGGCGGATGCAGCCGGTGTTTCAGGATCCGTTTGGGTCGCTCGACCCGAGCTACTCGATCGAGCGACTGATCGATGAGCCGCTGCGGATCTTTGGCGTCGGCGATCGAGCCTCACGTCGGGCCCGCGTCGCGGAGCTCCTCGATCAGGTGTCGCTGCCGCGCGCGGTCGCCCAGCGTCGACCGGGCCAGCTCTCGGGAGGCCAGCGCCAGCGCGTCGCGATCGCCCGCGCGCTTGCGATCAACCCCCAGCTCGTCGTGTGCGACGAGGCCGTTTCGGCGCTCGACGTGCTCGTGCAGGACCAGATTCTCGCGTTGCTCGCGGAGCTACAGTCGGAGCTCGGGCTCACCTACCTGTTCATCACCCACGACCTTGCCGTGGTGAGGCAGATCGCGCACCAAGTGCTCGTTATGAAACAGGGGGCGGTCGTCGAATCAGGCTCCGTTGATACTATTTTCGAAACGCCGGCGACCGACTACACCGCGCAGCTCCTCGAATCTATTCCGGGAGCGGCGTTCTTCGCCTAAGCAGCAGTACCTGCGGTGTGCCGGGTCGCGACCCGTGAACCGGCACACCGCAGACGATGAGGAGTGCACGTGGTTGTGAGCAACGTAGAACGGATTCGCAGCGTGCTCCGTGAACGCATCGTCATGGGGGACCTCACCGCTGGCACCCACCTCAACGAGATCGCCCTGAGCCGTGAGTTCGGCGTGAGCCGAGTCCCCGTGCGAGAGGCGATTCGGGCGCTCGAGTCCGAGGGGCTCGTCGACTCGAAGCTCTACTTCGGGTCGCGGGTGACTGCGTTACCCGCCGAAGACGCGGCCGATCTGTTTGATATCCGCGAGGAGATCGAGCGCGCGACAGCTCGGAAAGCGGCGCGACGCGCACCAGCCCTGCGCGAGGCAGCAGACGAAGACTGGGCAGCGATTCGCGCGGAGATCACCGAGATCCTCGCGGAGGGCGACGCGGCGCTCGCGGAGAAGCGCCTTGACCTGCTCGTTGGGCTGAACATGCGCTTCCATCAGGCCGTCGCGGGGCTCGCGGGGAGTAGCGTGCTCTCGGCACTGCTCGTCACCATCGCGGGCTCAATTGAGCGGCTCTATAAGGCAGACGCCCCGCAACGGTCGAAGACCTCGTGGCCCGAGCACCACACCATCATCGAGGCGATCGACGCGGGCGACGTCGATGCCGCAGGCAACGCCATGGCGGGCCACGTACGTCGATCCAAGCGGAGCTACTTCCGCGGGCTCCCGAAAGAGGCTGTCGCCCCTTCCGAGGCATAGCGCTGCTGGGGGACGTGGCTGCCGGAGATACGGCTGCCGGAGATAGCGCTCCCGAGGTGAATGTCGGCGGTCGCGCCTAGCCTGTCCGCATCAGCGGAACCCCGCTGTCAGCGTTGACAACACGGGAGGGTGCACGATGGACGACACCAAAAGTACTGACGGCCGCGGCGTGAGCGCCGATTCGACGGGCGAAGTGATTCTCTACCACGCGGCCGATGGCTCGCCCGCCATCGAAGTGCGGCTTGAGCATGACTCGGTGTGGCTGAGCCAGCAGCAGATTGCTGAGCTGTTTGGCACGACCCGTGAGAGTATGCACCATGCACCTTCGTGGGGTGTATCGCGAGGGTGAACTGGCTGAGTCGGCAACCTGTAAGGAATCCTTACAGGTTCGAATTGAGGGCAACCGCCAGGTTCGACGCAAGACCCTGACCTACAACCTCGACGCAATCATCTCCGTGGGCTACCGGGTCAAGAGCAAGGTGGCAACGCAGTTCAGAATCTGGGCGACCGCCCGGCTCCGTGACTATCTCGTGCGCGGGTATGCCCTCAACGAGCAACGGCTCGAGCAGCTCGGCGTCGTCGTCAAGGTGCTGAGCCGGTCTGACGACGAACTTGTCGCAGGGGTCGCCGACGTGTTGGCCGGGTATCTCCCGGGGGTCGGCAGGTGGCCGCGGAGTTTCCGGCAGACACCCTGCTGGGCCGGGAACGCGGTGATGCGCTTGAGGCGACAGTCGCAACGATCTACCAGGGATTCGCCGGGCACGAGCTGTACCCAACAGTTGAGGAGAAAGCGGCGAACCTGCTCTATCTGGTCGTGAAGGACCACCCGCTCGCCGACGGCAACAAACGCAGCGCTACGGCGCTCTTCGTGACCTTTCTCGCCCGGAACGGGCTCCTCAACGACGGCTTCGGAAGGCCTCGCATCGGCAACAAGGCGCTTGCTGCCACGACCCTGATGATCGCGATGAGTGACCCGGGAGAGAAAGACCTCATGATCGCGCTGCTCGTGCGAATGCTGGCCGATTGATCAGGGGAGCCCATGCGACACCCGCGACAGGTAACTTGGAGTCGGTGGCCTGAGTACCCGTAGCCCCAACGAGAGTTTCCCTGGAGGAGAGCGAGCATGGCGTTTGACACGAAAGCGGTCGTCGCGGCGGCCGCGGCGCAACTTGTCGAAGCGGTGCGCTCCGTCCACGAGCAGTACCCGACCGAGGCAATCTACGGCGCCATGTTTCACGAGTTCTACGGCGATGGCACGGTGATCTATTGGCCGATGGTCACCGTCGGTACCGAGGAAACACTCGCCGCGGTCGTCGCCGACTACACCGCGCAGTCGGGCGCTGAAGAGGGGCTCTCCGAGTCGCTCCGTTGGTCTGGGCCCGACCTCACACACGGGTTCGACCCGACCCCGGAGCTGCAGGCCCGTGCTGATGCGGTACAGGCGTCGGCGGGTGCCGGGAGTGCCCAGTGGGAGAACCAGTACGATCGCTGGCTGCGCTGCTTCCCCAAGGCCGCGAAACAGGCCATGAAGCAGCTCGTCGCAGAGGGAACCGTGTCGAAATCGTTCGTGGCGGTTGCCGCAGACGAGGCGGGCGAGCTCATCCCGCTGAGCCTCACGAAGTCGCAGCTCGTCGCGCACTTCCCTGAGTACGACGACGCCGAGCGTGAGCGCCGCCGCCTCGCAGCTCTCCCCGTCGAGGAGCGCGTCGCAGAACTCCTCACCGAGGCGGTTGCGCCCCGGTATCAAGGGCCACTGATCGGAGAGCACGAGGGCCTGCTCGTCGGCTGCGGCACAGCGGCGATCCCCGCGCTCGCGAGCGTCGTACGACACGAGACGCTCGCCCGCGGTGATGTCGTCGCCGCGCGGCTCCTCGCGGAGATCAACGTTGATACACCCGAGGTGATCGAGGCGCTTGACTGGCTCATGCGTTCGAAGAAAGCGCAACAGAACTCCCGCGCCTGGGCGGCGAGCGCCCTCGCGCGGCTCGGCCGATCAGACCTGATCCTCACCCGCGTCTCCGAGCTGCCCGTCGACGTCGCCGTGCGAGGCCTCGCCGACCCGCTGAGCTCGTTTCGCGACCGCGGTGCTCACCGCCCGCTCGATTACGCGCCGATTGAGCGTGCGCTCGA
Encoded here:
- a CDS encoding DUF4303 domain-containing protein; translation: MAFDTKAVVAAAAAQLVEAVRSVHEQYPTEAIYGAMFHEFYGDGTVIYWPMVTVGTEETLAAVVADYTAQSGAEEGLSESLRWSGPDLTHGFDPTPELQARADAVQASAGAGSAQWENQYDRWLRCFPKAAKQAMKQLVAEGTVSKSFVAVAADEAGELIPLSLTKSQLVAHFPEYDDAERERRRLAALPVEERVAELLTEAVAPRYQGPLIGEHEGLLVGCGTAAIPALASVVRHETLARGDVVAARLLAEINVDTPEVIEALDWLMRSKKAQQNSRAWAASALARLGRSDLILTRVSELPVDVAVRGLADPLSSFRDRGAHRPLDYAPIERALERHPELEAVFEEELRPGSGYCALASDEIPTARAALASRWEIVRTHARVVLEDAGASA